Proteins encoded within one genomic window of Bacteroidetes bacterium SB0662_bin_6:
- a CDS encoding threonylcarbamoyl-AMP synthase — MKTIVTDSPEEAASFIRSGETAAFPTETVYGLGADAFNTVAVRKIFEAKGRPTDNPLIAHIADVGEVDQIADFSSMVAQRLAERFFPGPLTLVLPKRPDVPPVVTAGLDTIAVRAPEHKMARALLRACARPVAAPSANRSGRPSPTTWQAVLEDLDGRIPCVLRGKPSIVGLESTVIDCTTDIPRVLRLGGVSLEALREVVPDMQGPQNNPVGVPRSPGLRHRHYAPTARVILVDKAPSSPPREKAGYIGMESPGEDTQSSSEKGWHLVERVATPQAYAHHLFDFMRRCDAAEVETIYCQTVEPTGIGAAIMDRLQRAARGSAGSHS; from the coding sequence ATGAAGACCATCGTCACAGACTCTCCCGAAGAAGCCGCCTCGTTCATCCGGTCCGGTGAAACCGCTGCCTTTCCGACAGAAACCGTATACGGGCTGGGAGCGGACGCTTTCAACACCGTAGCGGTTCGGAAGATATTCGAGGCCAAGGGAAGACCTACGGACAATCCGCTTATTGCTCATATTGCGGATGTTGGAGAGGTGGACCAGATTGCTGACTTTTCGTCGATGGTTGCTCAGCGTCTCGCAGAGCGCTTCTTTCCGGGGCCGCTGACCCTTGTGCTCCCCAAACGTCCGGACGTGCCTCCTGTGGTCACTGCGGGTCTCGATACGATCGCCGTGCGCGCACCGGAGCATAAGATGGCTCGGGCGCTTCTGCGAGCCTGTGCCCGTCCTGTGGCGGCGCCCTCGGCCAATCGTTCGGGAAGGCCAAGCCCTACCACCTGGCAGGCGGTACTCGAAGACCTTGACGGGCGAATTCCCTGCGTGCTTCGGGGCAAGCCGTCGATTGTCGGCTTGGAATCGACGGTCATCGACTGTACGACGGATATTCCTCGCGTACTACGGTTGGGGGGCGTATCACTGGAGGCGCTCCGGGAAGTAGTTCCAGATATGCAAGGCCCTCAGAACAATCCGGTAGGCGTGCCGCGAAGCCCTGGCCTACGACACCGGCATTATGCGCCGACGGCCCGGGTGATACTGGTCGACAAGGCGCCTTCCAGTCCGCCCAGGGAAAAAGCGGGATATATCGGAATGGAATCCCCTGGAGAAGATACACAGAGCAGCTCCGAAAAAGGCTGGCACCTTGTGGAGCGGGTCGCCACACCCCAAGCGTACGCACACCACCTCTTCGATTTCATGCGGCGCTGTGACGCAGCGGAGGTAGAGACCATTTACTGCCAGACCGTGGAACCGACCGGGATTGGGGCAGCCATCATGGACCGCCTGCAACGGGCAGCAAGAGGGAGTGCGGGAAGCCACTCATGA
- a CDS encoding sugar phosphate isomerase/epimerase encodes MARPVTLFTGQWADLPLETLAEKASGWGYDGLELACWGDHFEVDKALSDDGYCQGRHDLLAKYGLKVWAISNHLVGQAVCDLIDERHEAILPPHVWGDGDPEGVRTRAAEELANTARAAARLGVPVVNGFTGSSIWHLLYSFPPNKPGMIDKGYEDFANRFNPILDVFDEEGIRFALEVHPTEIAFDIASSRRALDALDNREAFGFNYDPSHLGYQGVDYVRFIDAFPDRIYHAHIKDVWWSETPTAGGVFGGHLDFGHPDRYWDFRSVGRGAINFEEIIRALNRIGYQGPLSIEWEDSGMEREQGAAEACAFTKDIDFEQPGAAFDSAFSKDEQA; translated from the coding sequence ATGGCACGACCGGTTACTTTATTTACGGGGCAGTGGGCCGATTTGCCCCTGGAAACGCTCGCAGAGAAGGCCTCCGGCTGGGGGTACGACGGCCTCGAGTTGGCCTGTTGGGGGGATCATTTCGAGGTGGACAAGGCGCTGTCGGACGACGGTTATTGTCAGGGCCGGCACGATCTGCTTGCGAAATACGGGCTGAAAGTCTGGGCCATCAGCAATCATCTGGTCGGTCAGGCGGTATGCGATCTCATTGACGAGCGCCACGAAGCCATTTTGCCCCCGCATGTCTGGGGGGACGGCGATCCGGAAGGTGTGCGCACCCGCGCCGCGGAGGAACTTGCGAATACGGCTCGCGCGGCCGCCCGGCTTGGCGTGCCGGTCGTGAACGGCTTTACCGGAAGTTCCATCTGGCACCTGCTCTATTCCTTTCCGCCCAACAAGCCGGGCATGATCGACAAGGGATATGAGGATTTTGCCAATCGGTTCAACCCGATTCTGGATGTTTTCGACGAGGAGGGCATCCGGTTCGCACTGGAGGTGCATCCTACGGAGATCGCCTTCGACATCGCCAGCTCCCGGCGCGCGCTTGACGCATTAGATAACAGGGAAGCCTTCGGGTTCAACTACGACCCCAGCCACCTCGGGTACCAGGGCGTGGATTATGTCCGTTTCATCGACGCGTTCCCGGATCGAATCTATCATGCGCATATCAAGGACGTGTGGTGGTCTGAGACGCCCACCGCAGGCGGTGTGTTCGGGGGGCATCTCGATTTCGGGCATCCAGACCGGTACTGGGATTTTCGTTCGGTGGGCCGCGGAGCGATCAATTTCGAGGAGATCATCCGGGCATTGAACCGGATCGGCTACCAGGGCCCGCTCAGCATCGAATGGGAGGACAGCGGCATGGAAAGGGAGCAGGGTGCCGCCGAGGCATGCGCTTTCACGAAGGATATCGACTTTGAGCAACCCGGCGCAGCGTTCGATTCCGCTTTCTCCAAGGACGAACAGGCCTGA
- a CDS encoding SpoIID/LytB domain-containing protein has product MRPWSGVPEASPRYVGDLMTPLLRSILPYKAATLVLALYTLPSQAQDVRIRLLDRQAPTSITLSAYEGVVRLHAGEYTDALLEMETGQTVLISPYGPSNELRISSDALTLYAESLRAEPVDGASFGIGIGEDEAGQAPRRYAGNLLISPDQTDQTLELINAVPLEAYVASVVSTEYGLDDLEGSKAMAVLARTYVLNAPTKYGPDYDLVDDTRSQVYRGEDVILPLALEAARRTEGEVLTYRGKPIQAVYHSSSGGHTADNESVWSSSPVPYLRGKSDPYGKQSPHAEWVTRVPRPKLLAELGKKFGGEVVGFLLDQRSPDGRIASVSLLMQNGQRRSVTGNEFRLVVIWHFGPRSLRSMRFDAERQGNEYIFTGQGYGHGVGLSQWGAHDMAKRGMSYKEILDFYYTGTTLSRLEDTDAATRIPSGVIAGQAPADTAVEESSSPPVETVSERENPEAPANPRPQPQKRRIGW; this is encoded by the coding sequence ATGAGGCCATGGTCGGGCGTGCCGGAAGCCTCTCCGAGATACGTTGGCGACCTGATGACCCCCTTGTTGCGCTCCATTCTTCCGTACAAAGCAGCGACCCTGGTTCTGGCGCTTTATACCCTTCCGTCGCAAGCCCAGGACGTGCGGATACGCCTGCTCGACAGGCAGGCGCCCACAAGCATTACGCTCTCCGCATATGAGGGCGTCGTGCGGCTTCACGCCGGGGAGTACACCGACGCCCTTCTGGAGATGGAGACCGGGCAGACCGTGCTGATCTCCCCGTACGGACCTTCGAACGAACTCCGGATATCGTCGGATGCGCTCACCTTGTACGCGGAGTCTCTTCGCGCCGAACCGGTGGACGGCGCCTCTTTCGGTATCGGGATAGGAGAAGATGAGGCCGGGCAGGCCCCGAGGCGGTACGCAGGGAATCTGCTTATCTCGCCGGATCAGACCGATCAGACGCTGGAACTGATCAATGCCGTCCCGCTCGAAGCCTATGTAGCCTCCGTCGTATCCACGGAATACGGCCTCGACGACCTGGAAGGATCGAAGGCCATGGCCGTACTCGCCCGCACCTACGTACTGAACGCGCCGACTAAATACGGACCGGACTACGACCTCGTAGACGACACCCGTTCCCAGGTATACCGGGGAGAGGACGTGATTCTTCCTCTGGCTCTCGAGGCGGCTCGCCGTACGGAAGGGGAGGTGTTGACATATCGCGGCAAACCCATTCAGGCCGTCTACCATTCCTCCAGCGGTGGCCACACCGCCGACAACGAATCCGTGTGGTCGTCGTCGCCTGTTCCTTACCTGCGGGGCAAATCCGATCCGTACGGCAAACAATCGCCCCACGCCGAATGGGTTACCCGCGTTCCGCGCCCGAAGCTGCTGGCCGAACTGGGTAAAAAATTCGGCGGGGAAGTTGTCGGGTTCCTTCTGGACCAGCGCAGTCCGGATGGCCGGATCGCCTCGGTTTCCCTGCTCATGCAGAACGGGCAGCGGCGTTCCGTCACCGGAAACGAGTTCCGCCTCGTCGTAATCTGGCATTTCGGGCCGCGGTCGCTCCGCAGCATGCGGTTCGATGCCGAGCGGCAAGGCAACGAATACATCTTTACCGGACAGGGATACGGACACGGTGTCGGATTGAGCCAATGGGGTGCGCACGATATGGCGAAGCGCGGCATGTCCTACAAGGAGATTCTGGATTTCTACTATACCGGCACTACGCTATCCCGTCTTGAGGATACGGATGCGGCAACCCGGATTCCGTCCGGCGTTATTGCAGGGCAAGCGCCTGCCGACACGGCGGTCGAAGAGAGTTCGTCGCCGCCCGTCGAGACGGTTTCGGAAAGGGAGAATCCGGAAGCCCCCGCGAACCCCCGGCCCCAGCCGCAAAAGCGCAGGATCGGCTGGTAA
- a CDS encoding choice-of-anchor B family protein produces MSALTRFIASVGALAGLVFLFVVSSAEASSARFFQQQVRDGKAASVRAEDAHDGVSRRARITGRVPCVDGEAAGYPCKDLDLLAFFPREDMGGFCPSSSAYDCFNDIWGWTDPVTGVEYALLGGVYGAAFFDLRDPENPLFVGTLPMTPGSQASWWRDIKVVNDHAVIVADAARSHGMQVFDLAQLRDVTDAPVTFEPTALYDAFESAHNVVVNDISDHVYIVGIGAQQAPSGFSCGAGPHIVDMSDPAQPVFAGCYDSSVRGRTTSSYTHDAQCVRYNGQDARYAGKDICFTADETGGAITDVTDPASPEELGVFGYPNPRYTHQGWLTEDHRYLFVNDELDEGEETKTRTLIFDVEELDDPVFVGAWYGPTTAADHNLYIRGDRLYEANYTAGLRVMDISYDGELSLDDIREVAYFDVHPASDAPSFDGAWSSYPYFESGIIAVSSINDGLFVLAPPSLSVGVSAESEELPVEVVLLGNYPNPFNPETTIRYALPQAGRVRLTVYDLLGQEVAVLVDGSLPAGHHTVRFDGGNLPSGSYVYRLQVGEEVMARTMTLVK; encoded by the coding sequence ATGTCGGCCCTCACCAGGTTCATCGCCAGTGTTGGCGCTCTTGCCGGTCTTGTATTTCTGTTCGTGGTTTCCTCCGCAGAAGCTTCTTCGGCTCGATTTTTCCAGCAGCAGGTCCGGGACGGCAAAGCCGCGTCGGTTCGCGCGGAAGACGCGCACGACGGAGTTTCCCGAAGGGCGCGCATCACAGGGCGGGTGCCCTGCGTGGATGGAGAAGCCGCCGGGTATCCCTGCAAGGATCTGGATTTGCTGGCTTTTTTCCCCCGGGAGGATATGGGGGGATTTTGCCCTTCTTCGTCTGCGTACGACTGCTTCAATGACATCTGGGGGTGGACCGATCCGGTTACGGGTGTCGAGTACGCGCTGCTCGGGGGGGTCTACGGCGCTGCGTTTTTCGATCTGCGCGATCCCGAAAACCCCTTGTTCGTCGGAACGTTACCGATGACGCCTGGCAGCCAGGCCAGTTGGTGGCGCGATATAAAGGTCGTGAACGATCATGCCGTCATTGTAGCCGATGCTGCCCGCTCGCACGGCATGCAGGTGTTCGATCTTGCGCAACTGCGGGATGTGACCGATGCCCCGGTGACCTTTGAGCCCACCGCATTGTACGACGCCTTCGAGTCGGCGCATAATGTGGTGGTCAACGATATATCGGATCATGTATATATCGTGGGTATAGGTGCTCAGCAGGCGCCGTCCGGATTTTCATGTGGTGCGGGCCCGCATATCGTGGACATGAGCGATCCGGCGCAGCCCGTGTTCGCAGGGTGCTACGATTCCTCCGTAAGAGGTCGCACAACCAGTAGCTACACGCACGATGCGCAATGCGTTCGTTACAACGGACAGGATGCAAGATACGCCGGGAAAGACATTTGCTTCACTGCCGACGAGACAGGCGGAGCTATTACGGATGTGACGGACCCGGCTTCGCCCGAAGAACTCGGTGTATTCGGATACCCGAATCCTCGCTACACACATCAGGGATGGCTGACGGAGGACCACCGCTATCTTTTCGTAAACGACGAACTGGATGAGGGTGAAGAGACTAAGACCCGTACCTTGATCTTCGATGTAGAGGAACTGGACGATCCCGTTTTTGTGGGCGCCTGGTACGGGCCGACCACCGCTGCAGATCATAACCTGTACATCCGCGGGGACAGATTGTACGAAGCGAACTATACGGCCGGATTGCGTGTCATGGATATTTCCTACGACGGCGAGTTGTCGCTCGATGATATCCGCGAAGTGGCGTACTTCGATGTTCATCCTGCCTCGGATGCTCCAAGCTTTGACGGAGCCTGGAGCAGTTATCCCTATTTCGAAAGCGGAATCATTGCGGTTTCCAGCATCAATGACGGGTTATTTGTTCTTGCGCCGCCGTCCTTATCGGTAGGCGTAAGCGCAGAGAGCGAGGAGTTGCCTGTCGAAGTGGTGCTCCTTGGCAATTATCCGAACCCGTTCAATCCGGAGACGACGATACGGTATGCATTGCCGCAGGCCGGCAGAGTTCGTCTTACGGTGTACGATTTGCTCGGACAGGAAGTGGCGGTGCTCGTCGACGGTTCCCTGCCTGCGGGCCATCACACGGTGCGGTTCGACGGGGGCAATTTACCGAGCGGTTCGTACGTGTATCGCTTACAGGTCGGGGAAGAGGTCATGGCCCGCACGATGACGCTGGTCAAGTAA
- a CDS encoding TatD family deoxyribonuclease codes for MLIDTHAHLYLDRFEGDLEAVIDRAREAGVTRILLPAIDVPSVHRALELCKRFDGLYAMAALHPTETKEATSSDFDAVAALCDDPHVVAVGESGLDYYWDRSFDNRQQEFLRLHIRLAMDRKLPIVFHNREAFGDLIRIVEEEWGNSKEMDGRRGVFHCFTGTPEEAARIVQAGFVVGIGGIVTFKNAGLAECVRSIPLDRMVLETDAPWLAPMPYRGKRNEPAYVRFVAERLALEKGVSLEKVAEVTSRTAREVFGIG; via the coding sequence ATGCTTATCGATACGCATGCACACCTGTATCTCGACCGGTTCGAAGGCGATCTGGAGGCCGTGATCGACCGGGCCCGCGAGGCCGGCGTAACGCGGATACTGCTGCCTGCTATCGACGTGCCATCCGTGCATCGCGCCCTGGAATTGTGCAAGCGGTTTGACGGCCTGTACGCCATGGCCGCCCTGCACCCAACGGAAACGAAAGAGGCAACCTCTTCGGATTTCGATGCGGTGGCGGCGCTATGCGACGATCCGCATGTGGTGGCCGTAGGCGAATCCGGCCTCGATTACTACTGGGACCGCTCCTTTGACAACCGGCAGCAGGAATTTCTGCGCCTGCACATCCGGCTGGCTATGGACCGGAAACTGCCTATCGTCTTTCACAACCGGGAAGCCTTCGGCGATCTGATCCGGATTGTCGAAGAGGAATGGGGGAATTCAAAGGAGATGGACGGCCGGCGAGGCGTGTTTCACTGCTTCACGGGTACGCCCGAAGAGGCCGCGCGCATCGTGCAGGCCGGGTTTGTGGTCGGTATCGGGGGCATCGTAACCTTCAAAAATGCCGGTCTGGCCGAGTGCGTACGCAGCATCCCCCTCGACCGGATGGTGCTCGAAACCGATGCGCCCTGGCTTGCGCCTATGCCATACAGAGGCAAACGAAACGAGCCCGCCTATGTACGCTTTGTGGCGGAACGGCTGGCCTTGGAAAAAGGGGTGTCGCTGGAAAAAGTGGCCGAGGTTACAAGCCGGACGGCCCGGGAGGTTTTCGGGATTGGGTAG
- a CDS encoding cyclase family protein, producing MCAVVARLAVVDAADADPDYLLSVEDLTAWETEHGQIADGAALLVRTGWSSRWNDRTAYLGTDLTGPEAVPELHFPGIGPEAAQWLVDNRNVAAVGIDTPSIDYGQSSDYRAHVILYSANIVGFENLTNLDALPATGAGIVALPMKIVGGSGGPLRIAGWVPR from the coding sequence GTGTGCGCGGTAGTCGCTCGACTGGCCGTAGTCGATGCTGCCGACGCCGATCCCGATTACCTGCTGTCGGTCGAGGATCTCACCGCGTGGGAGACCGAGCACGGTCAGATTGCCGACGGCGCCGCGCTACTCGTCCGCACGGGGTGGTCGTCACGCTGGAACGACCGCACCGCCTACCTGGGCACGGATCTCACGGGCCCCGAGGCCGTGCCCGAGTTGCACTTTCCCGGAATCGGCCCGGAAGCCGCACAGTGGCTGGTGGACAACCGCAACGTCGCGGCGGTCGGGATCGACACGCCCAGCATCGACTACGGCCAGTCGAGCGACTACCGCGCACACGTGATCCTGTACAGCGCAAACATCGTGGGGTTCGAGAACCTGACGAACCTGGACGCGCTGCCGGCGACGGGCGCCGGAATCGTGGCGTTGCCGATGAAGATTGTGGGAGGGAGCGGGGGGCCGCTGAGGATTGCGGGGTGGGTGCCGAGGTGA
- a CDS encoding cyclase family protein, producing the protein MPRRTRRTHSSSFKAKAALATVRGKGALATLTTALLAAGCLQDAPPPDHTAVFTGDAGEWVELSHAFGPSTIYWPTDTVGFQLTELAYGYTDAGFFYASYSFASAEHGGTHLDAPIHFAEGRMTADEIPLSSLITCAR; encoded by the coding sequence ATGCCGAGACGCACCCGCAGAACCCACTCTTCTTCGTTCAAGGCGAAGGCAGCCCTCGCCACCGTGCGCGGCAAGGGCGCGCTGGCCACACTCACCACGGCCCTTCTCGCCGCGGGGTGTCTGCAGGATGCCCCGCCCCCTGACCACACCGCCGTCTTCACCGGCGACGCGGGCGAATGGGTCGAGCTCTCCCACGCCTTCGGACCCTCCACGATCTACTGGCCTACCGACACGGTAGGTTTTCAGCTCACCGAACTGGCGTACGGCTACACGGACGCCGGCTTTTTCTACGCGTCCTACTCCTTCGCCTCCGCCGAGCACGGCGGCACCCACCTCGACGCGCCGATCCACTTTGCGGAGGGGCGCATGACGGCGGACGAGATCCCGCTCTCGAGCCTTATCACGTGTGCGCGGTAG